A region of Salvelinus alpinus chromosome 6, SLU_Salpinus.1, whole genome shotgun sequence DNA encodes the following proteins:
- the mtap gene encoding S-methyl-5'-thioadenosine phosphorylase, whose product MSASMQIKIGIIGGSGLDDPDILEGRTEKYVDTPYGKPSDALIMGKIKNVECVLLARHGRQHTIMPTDVNYQANIWALREEGCTHLLVTTACGSLREEIQPGDIVIIDQFIDRTTKRAQTLYDGRPTSPPGVSHIPMAEPFCTRTREVLLEVARGLGVKCHPQGTVLTIEGPRFSSRAESLMFRQWGADVINMTSVPEVVLAKEAGLCYASIAMATDYDCWKEHEEAVCVDNVLKTMKENANKASSILLTAIPLICNQEDWTHTIKALKATAQSSIMLPKQH is encoded by the exons ATGTCAGCAAGCATGCAAATTAAG ATTGGAATCATTGGAGGCTCTGGCCTTGATGACCCAGACATATTGGAGGGAAGGACCGAGAAATATGTAGACACACCTTATGGAAAG CCTTCAGATGCCCTTATAATGGGGAAGATCAAAAATGTTGAATGTGTGCTCCTTGCAAG GCATGGGAGACAGCACACCATCATGCCAACCGACGTCAACTACCAGGCTAACATCTGGGCGTTGCGAGAGGAGGGCTGCACACATCTCCTGGTCACCACGGCCTGTGGTTCCCTCCGGGAAGAGATCCAACCGGGAGACATCGTCATCATCGACCAGTTCATAGACAG gacGACAAAGAGGGCCCAGACGCTGTACGACGGGCGGCCCACCAGTCCTCCAGGCGTGTCTCACATCCCCATGGCTGAGCCCTTCTGCACCCGGACCAGAGAG GTGCTGCTGGAGGTGGCGCGCGGCCTGGGGGTGAAGTGCCACCCGCAGGGTACGGTGCTCACCATCGAGGGCCCTCGCTTCTCGTCGCGCGCCGAGAGCCTGATGTTCCGCCAGTGGGGTGCCGATGTTATTAACATGACCAGCGTGCCCGAGGTGGTCCTCGCCAAGGAGGCGGGCCTTTGCTACGCCAGCATCGCCATGGCCACCGACTACGACTGCTGGAAGGAGCATGAGGAGGCT GTCTGCGTCGACAACGTCCTGAAGACTATGAAGGAGAATGCCAACAAGGCCAGCAGTATCCTGCTCACTGCTATCCCCCTGATCTGCAACCAGGAGGACTGGACCCACACCATAAAGGCTCTGAAG GCAACAGCGCAATCCTCAATAATGCTACCGAAACAACACTGA